One part of the Bdellovibrio bacteriovorus genome encodes these proteins:
- a CDS encoding outer membrane protein assembly factor BamB family protein, producing the protein MKIVLFGTLLLTLVGCTTLNSGLEKWSSLNNSKREYEVKAAWIRRTTEKDNLGFRKINRMTPVLAGDLVIQGNGLDGIVAYSRDNGQERWRLPIENGAEPSATLIRDRLFVGASDGNFYSIEASTGKVQWTFNTKSENLAAPLLEDGIVYFLAGNSVFYALDASTGHQVWLYSRQDTSQFSIRGGSQAALNNGTLYVGFSDGSVVALNAKTGSSLWEVQLNRNKRFRDIDATPVVEGNQLYVAGYDDKLYCLSADKGEVVWRIDGGGYSGVTVVGDKLIYPTTNGEVQALNKASGDKLWSYKLKDGIATQVRTYKGVLVFGESQGSLRFLDANAGTEVGSFEPGRGILSSPQVDEKAGRVYFISGEANLYAIDAGWIRTPYF; encoded by the coding sequence ATGAAGATTGTCCTGTTCGGAACTCTATTGCTGACGCTGGTGGGATGCACCACTTTGAACTCTGGTTTGGAGAAATGGAGCTCTTTAAACAACAGCAAGCGTGAGTACGAGGTCAAGGCCGCGTGGATCCGTCGCACCACTGAAAAAGACAATCTGGGCTTCCGCAAGATCAACCGTATGACGCCGGTTTTGGCCGGCGATCTGGTGATTCAGGGGAATGGTCTGGACGGCATTGTGGCGTATAGCCGCGACAATGGCCAGGAGCGCTGGAGACTGCCGATTGAAAATGGCGCTGAACCCAGTGCAACGCTGATCCGGGATCGTCTGTTTGTGGGTGCGAGCGATGGAAACTTCTATTCTATCGAAGCCAGCACCGGCAAAGTCCAGTGGACCTTCAATACCAAGTCTGAAAACCTGGCCGCTCCTTTGTTGGAAGACGGCATTGTGTACTTCCTTGCGGGCAACAGCGTGTTTTATGCGCTGGACGCCTCCACAGGGCATCAGGTCTGGTTGTATTCCCGCCAGGACACCTCCCAGTTCTCTATCCGTGGCGGCAGTCAGGCGGCTTTAAACAACGGCACTTTGTACGTGGGCTTCTCTGACGGTTCCGTGGTGGCTTTGAATGCGAAAACGGGTTCTTCCCTGTGGGAAGTGCAATTGAACCGCAACAAGCGCTTCCGTGACATTGACGCGACCCCGGTGGTTGAAGGCAATCAGCTTTATGTGGCTGGTTATGACGACAAGCTTTACTGTCTTTCTGCAGACAAAGGTGAAGTCGTTTGGCGTATTGATGGTGGCGGCTATAGCGGCGTCACTGTTGTGGGCGATAAGCTGATCTATCCAACGACCAATGGCGAAGTTCAGGCTTTGAATAAAGCGTCTGGTGATAAGCTGTGGTCTTATAAGCTGAAGGACGGCATTGCGACGCAAGTAAGGACCTATAAAGGGGTGCTGGTGTTCGGTGAATCCCAGGGCTCTTTGCGCTTCCTGGATGCCAATGCCGGCACGGAAGTGGGATCTTTCGAGCCAGGCCGTGGAATCCTTTCCTCCCCGCAAGTGGATGAAAAGGCGGGTCGAGTTTACTTTATTTCCGGTGAAGCGAATCTTTATGCAATTGACGCCGGTTGGATCAGAACCCCTTACTTTTAG
- a CDS encoding tetratricopeptide repeat protein gives MSTKISKDDLKSPDQVTQTLRKGFVWTTGHSKIVIAAVAAFIVLGVGYSIASHLSEKKETAQQEKYFLLEKAYSAKKQGFEEAARAEQINAQSKDKKNVPAFDPAKKASGDLQKDYGTIVANFESFINDAPKTKAAQMAALNLSEIYLTYKKNDEAAAVLAKVEPGLKSGDVLTALVLMQTGNVQADKGDCKAAVEKWQKLADSKNLAFAHDEAKLRMGLCFESMNDLAKAEALYTEIAKKEDMNTTDFAAAKEAQKYLRLLKAKKNL, from the coding sequence TTGAGCACTAAAATTTCTAAAGACGATTTGAAGTCCCCGGATCAGGTCACTCAAACTTTGAGAAAAGGTTTTGTCTGGACCACTGGTCACTCCAAAATTGTAATCGCAGCCGTTGCTGCCTTCATCGTGTTGGGTGTGGGTTATTCCATCGCCAGCCACCTGTCTGAAAAGAAAGAAACTGCTCAACAGGAAAAGTACTTCCTTCTGGAAAAAGCTTATAGCGCGAAAAAGCAAGGCTTTGAGGAAGCAGCTCGCGCGGAGCAGATCAATGCGCAAAGCAAAGACAAAAAGAATGTTCCTGCATTCGATCCGGCTAAAAAAGCGTCGGGTGACCTGCAAAAGGACTACGGCACCATCGTGGCGAACTTTGAGTCCTTCATCAATGACGCCCCTAAAACCAAAGCAGCTCAAATGGCAGCTTTGAACCTGAGTGAAATCTATCTGACTTACAAAAAGAACGATGAAGCTGCTGCGGTATTGGCGAAAGTCGAGCCGGGCTTGAAAAGCGGTGACGTTCTGACGGCTTTGGTGCTGATGCAGACTGGAAATGTTCAGGCTGACAAAGGCGATTGCAAAGCGGCTGTTGAAAAATGGCAGAAACTGGCTGACTCCAAAAATCTGGCATTTGCTCATGATGAAGCAAAATTGCGCATGGGTCTTTGCTTTGAATCCATGAATGATCTGGCGAAAGCGGAAGCGCTTTACACTGAGATCGCTAAAAAAGAAGACATGAACACAACTGACTTCGCGGCAGCCAAAGAAGCGCAAAAATACCTGCGTTTGCTTAAAGCCAAGAAGAACCTTTAA